A window from Mangifera indica cultivar Alphonso chromosome 2, CATAS_Mindica_2.1, whole genome shotgun sequence encodes these proteins:
- the LOC123209431 gene encoding inactive glucose-6-phosphate 1-dehydrogenase 4, chloroplastic, whose translation MSVSFSLRSTPFKPLDCKPFSLKPSGRSSQFVSTNVQTVTGGSYVLYGGAANICQRFCGLKPWLLERLNLKHGYRKRRQADEFKIIKNQDKGQLDSHFEPSLSSAGQDSDGVSTISIPNDSVEKLRRATSHIQSQSWNFPFEGGGAPTLCIAVIGATGELARGKIFPALFALYYSGFLPENVGIIGYSRKNLTDEELRSIIASTLTCRIDHQENCGDKIDAFLSRTFYLNGGYDNREGMTKLNALMEHIEGGSQANRIFYLSVPQEALLDVATSLADNAQTQKGWNRIIIEKPFGFDAVSSLQLTKALLSKFEEKQLYRIDHLLGRNLIENLTVLRFSNLIFEPLWNRTYIRSVQIILSQDMCVQTGRYFDGYGIIRDIVHSHVLQTLALLAMEPPVSLDGEDIRNEKAKVLRSIRKLDPSNVILGQYKATSGDKIDVKLNSLTPTYFAAALHIDNARWDGVPFLIKAGMGLIKHRMEIRIQFHTVPGNLYLERIGHNVNLATNELILRDVPDEAILVKVNNKVPGLGLQLDASELNLLYKDKYNVEVPDSYEHLLLDVIDGDNHLFMRSDELTAAWNILTPVLQEIDKNNIAPELYELGGRGPIGAYYLWAKHSVQWTED comes from the exons TTTGTATCAACCAATGTTCAAACAGTGACTGGTGGCAGTTATGTGCTCTATGGTGGAGCAGCCAATATTTGCCAGAGATTTTGTGGCTTGAAACCGTGGTTACTTGAGAGACTCAACCTTAAGCATGGCTATAGAAAGCGTAGACAAGCAGACGAGTTCAAGATTATAAAGAATCAAGATAAAGGCCAGTTAGATAGCCATTTTGAACCAAGTTTATCAAGTGCAGGACAAGATTCTGATGGTGTTTCTACAATATCCATACCTAATG ATTCTGTTGAAAAATTGAGGAGAGCAACTTCACACATACAATCACAGTCCTGGAATTTTCCTTTTGAGGGTGGTGGAGCACCCACACTATGTATTGCTGTTATAGGAGCTACCGGTGAGCTTGCTAGAGGGAAGATTTTTCCAGCATTATTTGCCCTGTATTATAGCGGCTTTCTTCCTGAG AATGTGGGTATCATTGGCTATTCAAGAAAGAACTTGACAGATGAAGAACTGCGTTCCATTATAGCTTCAACTTTGACTTGTCGCATTGATCATCA AGAAAACTGTGGGGACAAAATAGATGCCTTTCTCAGTAGAACATTCTATCTGAATGGAGGTTATGACAACAGAGAAGGGATGACCAAGCTTAATGCTTTAATGGAGCATATCGAG GGGGGATCTCAAGCAAACCGGATATTTTACCTATCTGTACCACAAGAAGCACTATTAGATGTTGCAACTTCTCTTGCTGATAATGCACAAACACAGAAGGGCTGGAATCGCATAATAATTGAGAAACCTTTTGGGTTCGATGCAGTGTCGTCTCTACAACTGACGAAAGCGCTTCTTTCTAAGTTTGAGGAGAAGCAATTATACAG GATAGATCATCTTTTAGGAAGGAATCTCATTGAGAACCTCACCGTATTAAGATTTTCTAATCTAATTTTTGAGCCATTGTGGAACCGAACATACATACGCAGTGTACAG ATCATTCTGTCACAAGATATGTGTGTGCAAACAGGAAg GTATTTTGATGGTTATGGGATCATCCGAGACATAGTACATAGCCATGTACTCCAAACATTAGCATTACTGGCCATGGAGCCACCTGTAAGTCTTGATGGTGAAGATATTCGGAACGAAAAG GCCAAGGTCTTGAGATCAATCCGCAAATTGGATCCTAGCAATGTCATTCTTGGCCAATATAAAGCAACTTCCGGAGACAAGATTGATGTAAAATTGAACAGTCTGACCCCTACTTATTTTGCTGCTGCATTACACATCGACAATGCTCGTTGGGATGGTGTGCCTTTCTTGATTAAAGCTGGCATGGGACTCATCAAACACAG GATGGAGATACGTATACAGTTTCATACTGTTCCTGGAAACCTTTACCTTGAGCGTATTGGACATAATGTCAACCTTGCCACCAATGAACTGATTTTACGAGATGTGCCTGATGAGGCCATCTTGGTCAAAGTCAACAATAAGGTTCCAGGATTAGGTCTCCAGTTGGATGCTTCAGAACTTAATTTGCTCTACAAGGACAA GTACAATGTCGAGGTGCCTGATTCATACGAACATCTTCTTCTTGATGTTATTGATGGAGACAACCATCTCTTCATGAGAAGTGACGAGCTGACTGCTGCCTGGAATATTTTAACCCCAGTATTACAAGAGATAGACAAGAACAATATAGCACCGGAACTCTATGAACTTGGTGGTAGAGGCCCCATTGGAGCGTATTATCTTTGGGCGAAACACAGTGTCCAGTGGACTGAAGACTAG